In the genome of Raphanus sativus cultivar WK10039 chromosome 4, ASM80110v3, whole genome shotgun sequence, one region contains:
- the LOC130511221 gene encoding uncharacterized protein LOC130511221, with amino-acid sequence MDTDVDGSNNVRGAGVGLVLTSPTGVSASRAVRCNFKATNNEAEYEALIAGLTLAQQMGVENIQVFSDSQLIISQVQGDYQAKYPSIIRYLSVAKRLLDRFRHCKLTQIPREHNSQADALANLGSALETTNHMSIQLLDPIYDVLPLEKPTGY; translated from the exons ATGGACACTGACGTTGATGGATCTAACAACGTAAGGGGCGCAGGCGTGGGACTAGTCCTAACTTCCCCCACAGGGGTATCAGCTTCAAGGGCCGTACgttgcaacttcaaagcaacgaacaacgaAGCTGAGTATGAAGCTCTAATAGCAGGGCTGACACTCGCCCAACAGATGGGGGTGGAAAATatccaggtcttcagcgactcACAACTGATCATAAGCCAAGTCCAAGGAGACTATCAGGCGAAATATCCGAGTATCATTAGATACCTATCCGTGGCTAAGCGACTACTCGACAGGTTCCGACATTGTAAGCTCACccagatccctagggagcacAACTCCCAGGCTGACGCTCTAGCTAACCTAGGATCTGCCCTAGAAACTACAAATCATATGAGCATCCAACTACTG GACCCTATCTACGATGtcttacccctagagaagccgaCAGGATATTAA
- the LOC108830056 gene encoding uncharacterized protein LOC108830056 gives MKKKDGKSASSGPHCPSLLKSQDVVNLVVQAHGKKDLARACTDDETPETVPEGWFCIHEKYISKCHLRFPLPTLLLDLLDHYQLALSQLCPSVIRVVNGFNTRAKEGVIVGLTELMSLFLIKESSTKEGGSGNYDLPCRPGLEIKDPVKLSGKLTRALCRKLQHSPNTWGAYTTTRIGSARFPDRYKASFPDSVTVDGLEVSEGESVVSVSSEASTSEKTQSHKMPIQPSFRSRGSAPVKDASCSEPRVQEVVPHSEVPETKADPQVMKDTHDFEPPRSKRGGTVGWNFTHSKPGSVLDDSWGLATLMRHMKRTGCALPSIANLMNKEEYVEIAHCMGQLAGAVNRAQLKFEDAMHNATNAGELAQVTEIVKDTKTELDQARVQVSELQAEVKRLGSKADLQQGKIESQAMDIQVKGRKITELESARKIAEYQVKELITSSQDKERNKEAEEKFSKKKDEVDLLIYAQELQANTELLKDMLNNDIKSAEDEYNRLMAMMPEAAAAYKKAQVSDFSITPVEATPGDYDKEMEEEVPDKEDEPVDKGAEKRSGDKEV, from the exons atgaagaagaaagatggcaaGAGTGCCTCCTCTGGACCTCACTGTCCTTCGCTGTTGAAGAGCCAGGACGTTGTTAACCTCGTCGTCCAAGCTCACGGCAAGAAGGATTTAGCCAGAGCTTGTACTGATGATGAAACCCCTGAaaccgttccggagggttggttctgtatTCACGAGAAATACATCTCCAAGTGTCATCTTAGGTTCCCTCTTCCAACCCTCTTGCTAGATCTCCTAGATCACTATCAACTAGCCCTTTCCCAACTTTGCccctcggttatccgagtggTAAACGGATTCAACACCAGGGCTAAGGAAGGAGTTATCGTAGGGTTGACCGAGCTGATGAGTCTTTTCTTGATAAAGGAGAGCTCCACCAAGGAGGGTGGAAGCGGGAACTATGatctcccctgtcgtccagggctag AGATTAAGGACCCTGTAAAGTTATCCGGTAAACTCACCAGAGCTCTCTGTAGGAAGCTGCAACACAGCCCTAATACCTGGGGAGCTTACACTACCACGAGAattggatcagctaggttccctGATCGATACAAGGCTTCCTTTCCTGATTCAGTCACGGTTgatggtttagaag TTTCCGAAGGTGAATCGGTAGTGTCAGTTTCGTCGGAAGCTAGTACCTCAGAGAAGACTCAGTCACACAAGATGCCTATCCAGCCCTcgttccgttccaggg gctctgctcctgttAAAGATGCCAGTTGCTCCGAGCCTAGAGTTCAGGAAGTTGTTCCTCACTCCGAGGTCCCGGAGACGAAAGCTGATCCACAAGTGATGAAGGATACTCATGATTTTGAGCCTCCAAGGAGCAAGAG aggaggaaccgttggctggaacttcACTCACTCGAAACCTGGATCGGTCTTGGATGactcgtggggtttggctacgcTGATGAGGCACATGAAGAGAACCGGGTGCGCCCTCCCCTCGATCGCCAATCTCATGAACAAAGAGGAGTACGTAGAGATTGCCCATTGCATGGGTCAG CTGGCTGGAGCTGTTAACAGAGCTCAATTGAAATTCGAGGATGCTATGCATAATGCCACCAATGCTGGAGAGTTAGCTCAGGTTACTGAGATAGTCAAAGATACCAAGACGGAGCTTGACCAGGCTCGGGTTCAGGTCTCTGAACTTCAAGCTGAGGtcaagagacttggctccaaggCCGACCTTCAGCAAGGGAAGATTGAGAGTCAAGCGATGGATATCCAGGTGAAGGGTAGGAAGATCACTGAGTTGGAgtctgctcggaagatagctgAGTATCAGGTCAAGGAGCTGATTACTTCGTCTCAAGACAAAGAGaggaacaaggaagctgag gagaagttctccaagaagaaggatgaagtcgaTCTTCTGATTTACGCTCAAGAGCTTCAGGCTAATACCGAGCTCCTGAAGGATATGCTAAACAATGATATCAAGAGTGCTGAAGATGAGTACAATCGCTTGATGGCTATGATGCCGGAGGCGGCTGCTGCGTACAAAAAGGCGCAAGTCTCAGACTTCTCGAtca ccccagttgAAGCCACCCCAGGAGATTACGACAAGGAAATGGAGGAAGAAGTTCCTGACAAGGAAGATGAACCAGTCGataagggagctgagaagaggtCAGGTGAtaaggaagtttaa